In Elaeis guineensis isolate ETL-2024a chromosome 1, EG11, whole genome shotgun sequence, a genomic segment contains:
- the LOC105039708 gene encoding uncharacterized protein isoform X1, whose product MAILSKLRCITVDVTGTLIAYKGHLGDYYCMAAKAVGLPCPDYKRMHEGFKAAYTDMAKRYPCFGHAAKVPNVDWWRSCVKDSFIRAGYEYDDETFEKVFRRIYSAFGSSAPYSIFPDSQPFLRWARQKGLIVGIVSNAEYRYQDVILPALGLNQGSEWDFGVFSGLVGVEKPDPRIYEIALEKAGNIAPEEALHIGDSMRKDYIPARTVGMHALLLDRFKTPDAESWRQSGALVLPDIMAVQDWLIKEVGLAAGQQA is encoded by the exons ATGGCAATCTTGTCAAAGCTACGATGTATCACTGTTGATGTAACTGGTACTCTAATAGCTTACAAAGGCCACCTCGGGGACTACTACTGCATGGCGGCTAAAGCAGTAGGGCTGCCCTGTCCAGATTACAAACGCATGCATGAAGGCTTCAAGGCAGCATACACGGACATGGCAAAAAGGTACCCGTGTTTCGGCCATGCTGCAAAAGTACCAAATGTTGATTGGTGGAGATCATGTGTGAAGGACTCTTTTATCAGG GCAGGCTATGAGTATGATGATGAGACGTTTGAGAAGGTATTCAGACGCATATATTCAGCTTTTGGTTCTTCTGCACCCTACTCCATATTTCCTGACTCACAGCCCTTCCTGAGATGGGCACGTCAAAAGGGCCTCATTGTTGGAATTGTGAGCAATGCAGAATACCGGTATCAGGATGTCATCCTTCCTGCCTTAGGACTGAATCAG GGATCAGAATGGGACTTCGGTGTTTTCTCAGGCCTCGTGGGTGTTGAAAAACCAGACCCCAGGATATATGAGATTGCACTGGAGAAGGCTGGAAATATAGCACCAGAAGAAGCACTTCACATCGGGGACAGCATGCGTAAGGACTACATCCCAGCCCGGACTGTGGGAATGCATGCCTTGCTTTTGGATAGATTTAAGACACCAGATGCGGAGAGTTGGAGACAGTCTGGTGCTCTTGTGCTCCCCGATATTATGGCTGTTCAGGATTGGCTTATCAAGGAAGTAGGGCTTGCAGCTGGCCAGCAAGCGTAG
- the LOC105039708 gene encoding uncharacterized protein isoform X2, translating into MAAKAVGLPCPDYKRMHEGFKAAYTDMAKRYPCFGHAAKVPNVDWWRSCVKDSFIRAGYEYDDETFEKVFRRIYSAFGSSAPYSIFPDSQPFLRWARQKGLIVGIVSNAEYRYQDVILPALGLNQGSEWDFGVFSGLVGVEKPDPRIYEIALEKAGNIAPEEALHIGDSMRKDYIPARTVGMHALLLDRFKTPDAESWRQSGALVLPDIMAVQDWLIKEVGLAAGQQA; encoded by the exons ATGGCGGCTAAAGCAGTAGGGCTGCCCTGTCCAGATTACAAACGCATGCATGAAGGCTTCAAGGCAGCATACACGGACATGGCAAAAAGGTACCCGTGTTTCGGCCATGCTGCAAAAGTACCAAATGTTGATTGGTGGAGATCATGTGTGAAGGACTCTTTTATCAGG GCAGGCTATGAGTATGATGATGAGACGTTTGAGAAGGTATTCAGACGCATATATTCAGCTTTTGGTTCTTCTGCACCCTACTCCATATTTCCTGACTCACAGCCCTTCCTGAGATGGGCACGTCAAAAGGGCCTCATTGTTGGAATTGTGAGCAATGCAGAATACCGGTATCAGGATGTCATCCTTCCTGCCTTAGGACTGAATCAG GGATCAGAATGGGACTTCGGTGTTTTCTCAGGCCTCGTGGGTGTTGAAAAACCAGACCCCAGGATATATGAGATTGCACTGGAGAAGGCTGGAAATATAGCACCAGAAGAAGCACTTCACATCGGGGACAGCATGCGTAAGGACTACATCCCAGCCCGGACTGTGGGAATGCATGCCTTGCTTTTGGATAGATTTAAGACACCAGATGCGGAGAGTTGGAGACAGTCTGGTGCTCTTGTGCTCCCCGATATTATGGCTGTTCAGGATTGGCTTATCAAGGAAGTAGGGCTTGCAGCTGGCCAGCAAGCGTAG